The following coding sequences are from one Desulfosporosinus orientis DSM 765 window:
- a CDS encoding C1 family peptidase has protein sequence MRKYLCKKDQHDERDYLYARLPIRKDLPSEIDLRSGCSPVVDQGELGSCTANAIGSGLREYLEIKNMQTNVPLSRLFLYYHERLLEGTVDEDSGAEIRDGIKVLKKLGICSEALWPYEVSQFTVAPSAEAETEAGRFKIDSYQRLRTIYDVQRCLAEGYPVVMGMSVYESFESDRVAQSGIVPSPRAGEEVLGGHAMLIVGYKKMGLRQCFIVRNSWGESWGDKGYCYIPAKFINNGIIFDLWTAR, from the coding sequence TTGAGAAAGTATTTATGTAAGAAAGATCAACATGATGAAAGAGATTACCTTTATGCCAGACTGCCAATAAGAAAAGATCTCCCCAGTGAGATAGACTTACGAAGCGGCTGCTCTCCCGTTGTCGATCAAGGAGAGCTAGGGTCTTGTACTGCTAACGCTATTGGGTCCGGTTTGCGTGAATACTTGGAGATAAAAAATATGCAAACCAATGTGCCCTTATCCAGGCTTTTTCTTTATTATCACGAAAGACTGCTAGAGGGCACAGTGGATGAAGATTCCGGGGCGGAAATTCGTGATGGGATAAAAGTATTAAAAAAGCTGGGTATCTGTTCAGAAGCCTTATGGCCATATGAAGTAAGTCAATTTACCGTTGCCCCTTCCGCTGAAGCGGAAACGGAAGCCGGGAGGTTTAAGATTGACAGCTACCAAAGACTTCGCACGATTTACGATGTTCAGAGATGTCTGGCGGAAGGGTATCCCGTTGTGATGGGGATGTCTGTTTATGAATCCTTTGAATCAGACAGGGTTGCCCAATCAGGAATTGTTCCTAGCCCCAGGGCAGGGGAAGAAGTTCTTGGCGGGCATGCCATGCTCATCGTGGGATATAAAAAAATGGGGCTAAGGCAATGCTTTATCGTCCGCAATTCATGGGGAGAAAGCTGGGGTGATAAGGGGTATTGCTATATTCCTGCTAAATTTATTAACAATGGAATTATATTTGATCTGTGGACTGCTCGTTAG
- a CDS encoding ATP-binding protein: MLRILKNTSFATQIMVTFSAIMLIPILVMVYDIFFSGVKDEMLLKTKEERLGTMVNATIQGLNESLQRWNAEFHSPLTPEDTRLIANAFEVAKPLADANPGVRLGLYIPETNDLFVYGFLHQYRPQTPEEIKARENRVLDEASSGLVAVNATKKPLSRITGSLGNQTFEYLMPVVEGERLVAIAWADEQVHPVFAQSRQFSIIARCLTLLGLILGLGAALYVIHNLANEVQIIKNGILSMQEDSEKRLPSLPGEIGEVVQAINTMADNLKEKKRLEEELMRSERLVALGRLVTGIAHELRNPLGIVKATVQVMEGEFKSQPDLQEYTQVICEQVDRGNRVIKELLDFGRPSKPIVSPVNLNSLLESVLTFTYPMLRQNKIELEKKFEPGLPMLNIDMDRIKQVFVNLILNSIQAMHGGGKLIIQSVDCKDTIDVHFIDSGSGINPQDLPHVFDPFYTTKDDGAGLGLSICYQIIQMHRGKIWVSDTSPSGTTMTVSLPKSNLVLEII; this comes from the coding sequence AGAAGAACGATTGGGAACCATGGTCAACGCTACCATTCAGGGGTTAAACGAATCACTTCAGCGCTGGAATGCAGAATTCCACTCTCCTCTTACTCCAGAGGATACCCGTCTCATTGCCAATGCCTTCGAAGTCGCCAAACCACTAGCTGATGCCAACCCGGGAGTACGGCTGGGACTCTACATTCCCGAAACAAATGACCTTTTCGTTTACGGATTTCTCCATCAATACCGGCCTCAAACCCCTGAAGAAATCAAAGCAAGAGAAAATCGGGTTTTAGACGAAGCTTCCTCAGGATTAGTGGCGGTGAATGCTACCAAAAAACCCCTTTCCCGTATTACCGGTTCCCTTGGCAACCAAACATTTGAATATTTAATGCCTGTCGTGGAAGGTGAACGGCTTGTTGCCATTGCCTGGGCAGACGAACAGGTTCATCCTGTTTTTGCCCAGAGCCGGCAATTCAGCATCATTGCCCGCTGCTTAACTCTTTTGGGATTAATTCTTGGTCTTGGAGCTGCACTTTATGTGATTCATAACTTGGCTAACGAGGTGCAAATTATCAAAAACGGGATTCTAAGTATGCAGGAAGATAGTGAAAAAAGACTTCCTTCTTTACCGGGGGAAATTGGGGAAGTAGTCCAAGCCATTAATACTATGGCGGATAATCTGAAAGAGAAGAAACGCTTAGAAGAAGAATTAATGCGCTCTGAAAGACTGGTAGCTCTTGGTCGTCTTGTCACCGGAATTGCCCATGAATTAAGAAATCCTCTAGGCATTGTTAAAGCCACCGTTCAAGTCATGGAAGGAGAATTTAAAAGTCAACCAGATTTGCAAGAATATACCCAGGTTATTTGTGAACAAGTAGACCGAGGAAATCGAGTCATCAAAGAGCTCTTAGACTTTGGTCGTCCCAGTAAACCCATTGTCAGCCCTGTTAATCTGAATAGTTTATTAGAATCCGTTCTTACCTTTACTTATCCAATGTTAAGACAAAACAAAATAGAGCTTGAGAAGAAGTTTGAACCCGGCCTTCCTATGCTAAACATTGACATGGATCGTATAAAACAAGTCTTTGTCAATTTGATATTGAACTCTATTCAGGCAATGCATGGCGGAGGAAAGCTAATCATCCAATCCGTTGATTGTAAGGATACCATCGACGTTCATTTTATTGATTCCGGATCAGGTATTAATCCTCAGGATTTGCCCCATGTTTTTGATCCTTTTTATACAACTAAAGACGATGGTGCCGGCTTAGGCCTATCCATCTGTTATCAAATTATCCAAATGCATAGAGGCAAAATCTGGGTTTCCGACACTTCCCCATCAGGAACAACTATGACAGTGAGCTTACCCAAATCAAACCTTGTTCTAGAAATCATATGA